CGACATCCAGAATCGCTTCAACCAAACTGCCGCTCTTATGCAAATCATCTGGCTGCTTCAAAACCGTGCTGGCGATTTCCATCAGGTAAGAGCCAAACGGGCCTTCATTCCAATCAGCAAGGACTCTGCTGCACCATGAGGTATCCAGATGATACACATCGCGCATCACCATGTAGGCCTCGGCCACAATTTGCATGATGGCATATTCGATACCATTGTGCACCATTTTGACAAAATGCCCGGCACCGCCCAATCCCACATGCGCACAACAGGGGGCACCGTCATAGCTGGCAGCAATGCTCTCAAAAACCGGCTGCATGAGGGCATAAGCCGCAGGGTCACCACCTGCCATCATGGACGGGCCATGACGTGCCCCCTCGTAGCCGCCTGACACTCCAAGGCCGATATAGTGCGCTCCCATTTTCTGAAGCTCTACCTGCCTGCGGATCGTGTCTTCATAGTGAGAGTTACCCCCGTCGATGACAACGTCGCCACTGACCAAAGTCGATTTCAACTGCCCGATCAACTCGTCAACCGGCTCCCCCGCTTTGACCATCAACAAAATCACCCGCGGCGAAGGCAGACCGTTCAAAAAGCGATCCAGAGTCTCCGCGATCACAATACGCGATGACAACTCGGCTTCGTTTTCCTTCTCCAGTGAAGCGCCGAAAGCATTACGGGCCTTTTCCCAAGGATCGAAAGCCGAAACCCCAAACCCCTTTTCCGCGATATTCAACGCCAGGTTCTGCCCCATAACGCCCAACCCAATGATGCCAATTTTCCGCTGTTCCATGGAACTTCTCCAAATTGCTGCCGCTTAGGACAGATTAGCGCACAAGAATGTTATCGATACCACAATATCGTGAAAATATTTGGTGGCATAAGCGTTTTTTATGCCACCAAGACGTTAGAACCGAATCTGCACTTTCATCGCTTTTTTGCGGTCAGAAGCAAGCTCGAACGCCGCCACCACATCTTCCAGAGGGAAGGATTGCGTGAGCAATGGAGACAGGTCAACACGACCAGATCCTATCAATTCTACTGCCCAGGCGAAGTCTTCGTAGAAGCGGAATGAACCGCACAATTCGATTTCTTTGGTGACGATTGTATTTTGCGGAATAGTGAGGTCTCCGCCAAGCGCAAGCTGAACGACTCGCCCTTTGGGGCGCACAACATCCAACGCAGAAACGATTGCAGGCTGGCTGCCCGAACACTCAACCACAGCATCAAAATAGCCCTTATTCTCACCATAAACAGCCAGAGGATTTCCGCCGCGACCGACATTGATCGCCTTGTCTGCACCAAGCTGAATGACACGCTCAAGAGCCTCGTCGACAATGTCAGTAGCAACAACTTCGAGTGCCCCATGAAGCTTGGCAGCGACCACAACAAGCGCGCCGATCGGACCCGCTCCCGTTACAAGAACGCGCTTTCCAATGAGCGGCCCCAATCGCCCAACTGCATGTAATGCAACAGAAAATGGCTCTGAAAATGCAGCGGATGACGCCTTGGTCCCGGCAGCAAACGCAAAGCACTGACTACCCTTGGCAACCAGCTTTTGACTGAAGGCTCCATGCACATGAGGCACGCGCATCGCGCTGCCATAAAAACGCATGTCGAGGCAGTGGTTATACATGGCCTTTTTGCAATATTCGCATTCACCGCAAGGCACGCTTGGGTTGACGGCAACCAGATCTCCAACGGCCACATTGGATACGCCCTCACCCACCTCCAGAATGCGACCAGACACCTCATGCCCCAGCACCATTGGATGCTGGATCTTGACCGCACCAAACCCGCCATCGTGATAATAGTGCAGATCAGAGCCACAGATCCCGCCAGCCTCAACACCGATCAGGACATCTCCCGCCCCCAGGCCTGGCAGCTCGGTTTCCTCGACCCGAAGATCTCGTGGTCCATGACAAACAATCGACTTCATTTTCTTTCTCCCGCGTTTCAAGAATTCACCTGGATCACATCACTTTAGACTTGACATCACCCCTTTGCTGAAGAATGTTATCGATAACACTAAATTCGTCAAGATAATTCTTGAATTTTCAAACGAGGAAAGGAAACGGCCGTGAAAATTGACAGTCTTTTCGGACTAAAAGGCAAACGCGCCCTTGTTACCGGATCCGGTCAAGGCATTGGTTTTGAACTGGCAAAGGGATTGGCTGAAGCCGGAGCAGAAGTAATCATCAACGATATTGATCCTGATCGGGTGGAAAATGCAGCCAGCAAACTCGCCTTCATCGGAGCAACCGTCCACAAACTGCCTTTCGATGTGACAAATCCGGAGCTCGTTGCCAGCAAGATCGACGCATTCGAAGCCGAAGTTGGGCCAATTGATATTCTGGTCAATAACGCCGGCATGCAATTTCGTGCGCCGCTGGAAGAATTTCCTGCCGACAAATTTGATTTTCTGATGAAGCTCAATGTCAATTCTGTCTTTTACGTCAGCAAGGCAGTTGCCCAGCACATGATCAAGCGCGGCAAGGGCAAGATTGTCAATATCTGCTCGGTACAGACCGCTTTGGCACGCCCGTCCATCGCCCCTTACACCGGCTCTAAAGGTGCCGTTGCCAACCTGACCAAGGGCA
This window of the uncultured Cohaesibacter sp. genome carries:
- the gndA gene encoding NADP-dependent phosphogluconate dehydrogenase, whose product is MEQRKIGIIGLGVMGQNLALNIAEKGFGVSAFDPWEKARNAFGASLEKENEAELSSRIVIAETLDRFLNGLPSPRVILLMVKAGEPVDELIGQLKSTLVSGDVVIDGGNSHYEDTIRRQVELQKMGAHYIGLGVSGGYEGARHGPSMMAGGDPAAYALMQPVFESIAASYDGAPCCAHVGLGGAGHFVKMVHNGIEYAIMQIVAEAYMVMRDVYHLDTSWCSRVLADWNEGPFGSYLMEIASTVLKQPDDLHKSGSLVEAILDVAEQKGTGRWSVEAALKYGIPSTTISEAVFARAMASQKSQRVKASKILPGPDRKTAVVNCMSLKALRDAVFASVIVAYAQGFALIREATEQEEWGVRLSEVAKVWRSGCIVRSKLLDTIVTTFEAEPDLINLLLSDFFVGQLADYQEGWRKNARLCAEHAVATPVMSAALTYYDGYRTERSSANLLQGLRDCFGAHTYRRTDCDGIFHTEWK
- a CDS encoding L-idonate 5-dehydrogenase, which translates into the protein MKSIVCHGPRDLRVEETELPGLGAGDVLIGVEAGGICGSDLHYYHDGGFGAVKIQHPMVLGHEVSGRILEVGEGVSNVAVGDLVAVNPSVPCGECEYCKKAMYNHCLDMRFYGSAMRVPHVHGAFSQKLVAKGSQCFAFAAGTKASSAAFSEPFSVALHAVGRLGPLIGKRVLVTGAGPIGALVVVAAKLHGALEVVATDIVDEALERVIQLGADKAINVGRGGNPLAVYGENKGYFDAVVECSGSQPAIVSALDVVRPKGRVVQLALGGDLTIPQNTIVTKEIELCGSFRFYEDFAWAVELIGSGRVDLSPLLTQSFPLEDVVAAFELASDRKKAMKVQIRF
- a CDS encoding SDR family oxidoreductase, which codes for MKIDSLFGLKGKRALVTGSGQGIGFELAKGLAEAGAEVIINDIDPDRVENAASKLAFIGATVHKLPFDVTNPELVASKIDAFEAEVGPIDILVNNAGMQFRAPLEEFPADKFDFLMKLNVNSVFYVSKAVAQHMIKRGKGKIVNICSVQTALARPSIAPYTGSKGAVANLTKGMATDWARHGLQINGLAPGYFKTELTSALVADEDFTNWLSNRTPAGRWGDVSELVGACIFLSSEGSSFVNGHILYVDGGITVSV